The DNA window CGACCCGCGGGCGAAGCTCAGGCTGCCGGCAGGCAAGGTCACGCTGGACGGCGAGGCGGCGCTGGGGTGGATGCGCTCGCGGGCCACGGGGGACGGTTCGGACACCGCCCGCATCAAGCGGCAGGCGCAGCTCCTGCGCGCGATGGCGAAGAAGGCCCAGAGCTCGGTGCTCGACGAGAACCGGCTGAAGGCCCTGCTGACCGAGGTGCGCGCGTCGGTGCGGACCGATCTCGGCCTGGAGGAGATGGCCGGGCTGGCGGGGCAGCTGGCGAGCGCCAGGATCAGCATGGCCGTCGTGCCGTGGCAGCCCTCCAGGACCGACCCGAACCGGATCGAATGGCGGCAACCCCAGGCCCGTGAGCTGTTCGAGTCCCTGAAGTAGAGAAGGGGGCGGGGGTCAGACGCGGCGGTAGTGGCGGCGGAGGGCGATCCCCGCCGCGACTCCGCCCGCGATCGCCCCGACGCCCGCCGCGATCGGCAGGGCCGTCATGGTGGCCTTGCGCCCGGTGCGGAAGTCCCTGACGGGCCAGTCGTGCTTCCTCGCGTGCTCGCGCAGCTCGCTGTCGGGGTTGATGGCCACGGCGTGGCCGACCAGGGACAGCATCGGCAGGTCGTTGGCCGAGTCGCTGTAGGCGGTGCAGCGGGTGAGGTCGAGGCCCTCGCGCCGGGCCAGCGCGCGCACGGCCTCGGCCTTGGCGGGGCCGTGCAGCAGGTCGCCGACCAGCCGGCCGGTGTAGACGCCGTTGCCGGTCTCGGCGACGGTGCCGAGCGCGCCGGTCAGCCCGAGCCGCTGGGCGATGACCCGGGCCAGCTCGACCGGCGTGGCGGTGACCAGCCAGACCCGCTGGCCGGCGTCGAGGTGCGACTGTGCGAGCGCGCGGGTGCCGCCCCAGATGCGGTCGGCCATGACCTCGTCGTAGATCTCCTCGCCGAGGCGGACGACGTCGTCGACCTTGGCCCCGGCCACGAACGCCAGCGCCGTCTCCCTCGCCACCGCGATGTGCTCGGGGTTCTCGCTGCCGCGCAGCCGGAAGACCGCCTGGCCCACCGCGAACTTCAGCAGGTCGGAGGTGGTGAACATGCCGCGCGTGGCGAGGCCCCTGGCGAAGTGGTAGATGGACGCGCCGCGCATCATCGTGTTGTCCACGTCGAAGAAGGCCGCCGCCTCCAGGTCGGGCTCGACCGGCTCGGCCGGCGCGACGGTGACCGCCGCCCGGGCCGCCGCCTCGCCGGCAACCTCGGGCTCGACGTGGTGTCGTCGTCCAAAAAGCCGCATGAGCCTCAGCTTAGCTACCTACTGTGGCGCGACCAGACCTTCGATGTAGTGCAGATAGCCCTCCGCCTGGGCCTGTTGGTCGCCGTTGAGCTGCGGAAGCATGGGGCTGACCATGTCTTTCTGGTCCCGCGCGAATTTCTTGATCTTCGGCGAGCGCGGCTCGGCCCGTTCGAGGCGGCTGATGCCCGAGCGGGTGGAGTCCTCCATGTCCTTCAGCGTCCTGCCGACCAGCGGGCCGTCCTCGGCGGAGCCGAGCAGGCTGGCGACCTCCCTGGCGCGGGTCTTGGCGGAGGCCAGCTCGCGCTCGCCGCGTTCGGCGTCGTCGGCGCTGAGCCGGACGAGGGTGCTCTCCGCGGCCCGCTTGAGCGGATAGAGCGAGTCGCCAGGCACCGACTGGTACGTGGCGAACGCCGACACCATCATCCCCGCCGCCAGTCCGAACGAGGCCAGGTGGGACAGCATCGGTCGCCTGCGCGCCGGCGCCGGCCGCCGGGCGGGCCGGGGCCGGGCGTGGCGCGCGGCCTCAGGGCGCCGTCCGGGCGTGTCGGAGGCGAGGGAGGGCAGGTCCGCCGCGGAGACGGACGGGAACGGGTACGGCGACCGCTCGGCCCGGTGCCGGGAGATCAGCTCGGCGCGCAGCCGGGCGCGGAAGTCCGGCTCCGGAGCCCCTCCGATGGGCAGGCTCCGCAGCTCCGTGAGGTGTTCGAGCACGCGCTCCCGCCGCCTGCGCGCCCTACCCATGGCAGTCGCTCCCGTCTGGCCGTGACACCTGCCTAACGACGGGTGGATGGTGGAGGTTACGCGAGGTCGTGCTTGAGCGCCCGTGCCAGCGCGCGGATGGCCCGGAACTGCAGCGCTTTGATCGCTCCACTCTTCTTCCCCATGATCAACGCGGTTTCCGCGAGCGAGAGTCCGTGCAGGAAACGCAGGACGACACATTCCTGCTGTTCGGGATTGAGCTCTCGTACGGCCCGCAGGACCCGGTCGTTGATGATGGCCGTGACCACGGCGTTCTCCGGGATGTGCGAGCCGTCGAGCGGAACGTCGATGATCTCCCCGGTAGGGATCTCCAGCCGATATCGCCCCGATTTGAAGTGATCTGTCACCAGGTTCCGGGCGATGGTCACGAGCCAGGCGCCGAAATCGCGGCCCTGCCAGGTGAAGTCGGCGATCCTGCGCAGCGCTCGCAGGAAGGTCTCGCTGGTCAGGTCCTCGGCGAGCTGATGAGAGCCGACACGGAAGTAGATGTAGCGGTAGACGAGGTCCACGTAGCGGTCGTAGAGCGTGCCAAACGACTCCGTGCAGCCGTTCTTGGCATGCAGCACGAGGGTCCGCACGTCCACGTCGGCGGCACCGTCCACCTCGGGTTCCGGCGCTTCTTCGCGCACGGCGAACTCGCCCGTCCGGGCAGGCCCAGCGAGCGCCGGCACCAGCAGCCCGGCGAACGGTGACGAGTCAGGCATCCGGTATCCCTAGGGGTAAGGGGTGCGGCGTGCTCGATCACTCTAGAAATCAACCGGAAATTCCACAATCCACAAGGTGCTTGCATGACTTGGTGTAACCGCCGGATACCGTGAGGATCGACCTGTTCCCTCTTCGGCTACCGGCTGGGAGGCATCGTCCGGCAGCATTGGAGTCACCATGGAGATCCTCGTTGCTGTCCTAGGGTTCGCCGGTGCGCTCCTCGCCGCCTTCGCGACAGGCGCCCTGATCAAACGGCTGCGTGACGAGCCCGAGGGCTGGCTGATCGGCTGGGTCGTCGCGGCGGGCGCGCTGTTCCTGTCGCTGGCGGTGGTCGGCATCGGCTCCCTGACGGGATTCGGGACGGTCACGTTCCGGATCTACCAGGTGACGGGGTCGCTGCTCGCGCCGCTCTGGCTGGCCGTCGGCATGATCCAGCTCCTCGCCGAGCGGGTGCCGCCGCGCTTCCTGGCGTGGCTGATGGGCATCGCGCTGACGATCGTCACTGGCGCCATCATGATCTTCGATCCGCTCAAGTCGCAGGAGATGAGCAAGGCCCCGCCCTCGGGGCCGGCCCTCTGGGGCATCTTCCCCGGCTCCCTGCTGATCGGCGTGCACGTCATCGCCGTGGTGATCATGCTGGCGATGCTCGTGGTCGCGGCGCTCAAGTGGCGCAACGGCGACGAGTACGACACCGACAACCTGCACGCCGCCCTGGTGATCGCCCCGTCGGGGATCGCCCTGGTGGGCGCGATGCGCTTCACGGTGCCCCCGCTGTTCACCACGGCGCTGCTCGCGGTGGCCGCGGCGGCGATCTGGTACACCGTGCTGCGGCCGCTCGCGCCGTACGACGACGAGGACGACGACCTCGACGACCGCGACGCGCCCGCCCGGCGCGGCCAGGACGCCCGCCAGGACGCCAGGGCCCGCCACGGCCACGACGCCCCCGGCCGCCACGGCGGCGACCAGCGCGGGACGCCGCTGGACGACCACGACCGCACGGTCCCGCGCGGCCGCCGGGCGATGCCCGAGCCCGTGCCGGCCGCCGACCTGCCGCCCGCCGCGCCCCGCCGCCCCACCGGCCTGGGCGACCTGGTGGCCGAATACCGCGCGGGCGAGCGCGACGTCGACTACGCTGCCCGCATGGCGCCGCCCCCGCCCGAGGACGGCCCCGCGACCGGCTACATCATGAACGGCGGCGCGATGCCCGGCGGGCCCTCCGGCCCCCAGCGCCAGGGCGGCCCGTCAGCCCCGCAGCCCTTCGGCGGCCCGTCCGGCCCGCAGGCCATGCCGCCGCAGCGCCCCGAATACGCGATGCCGCCCACCCCGCCCCCGGCCGGCCCGGCCACCGGCATGCTCTTCTCGGGCGCCGACCTGTTCTCCCCGTCCCAGCCCCAGCAGCCGGTCCCACAGCCCGGCCAGCAGCCCGCCGGGGGCCGCCTGTCGCCGAACATCTACGGCCTGCTCACCGTGTTCACGATCATGGACGGCGCGGGCGACGCGTTCGACCGGCTGGCCGAGGCCACGGTCGAGGGCGTGCGCCGCGGCGAGCCCGACACGCTCGTCTACGCCTGCCACTCGGTCAAGTCGGCCCCGCTGCAGCGCATCGTCTACGAGCTCTACCGCGACGAGGTCGCCTACCGCGACCACCAGCGGCAGCCGCACGTCGAGCGGTTCGTCACCGAGCGGCAGTCGATGGTGCTGGCCACCAACGTCATCGAGCTCGACGTCAACGCCGCGAAGGTGGTGCCGCTCCCCACGGTCACGTACTGAGCGCGGCCCGCAGGCGGGTCTCGTCGACCCGCCAGAAGTCGTGCTGCACGCCGTCGATGAGCGTGACCGGGATCATCTCCCAGTATTTCTCCCTCAGCTCCTCGGAGGAGTCGATGCTGATCTCCTCCCAGGGCACGCCCAGCTCGCCCGCCACCCGGGCGATGACCGCGCGCGCGTCCTCACACAAGTGACAGCCGGGCTTGCCGAGCAACGTGATGCGGTGCATACGGCAACCGTACCGCCGCTACTTTGTGCATCGGTTCACAAAGGGATTAACCTGAAAGACGGTTCTAATCCGTCCCCGCGGCTCCCGGCCGCCCGTCCCCTGGAGCTCCGGCGCGTGAAGAGCACGTCCCAGCCCCGTGACCGAGGCATCCCCGAGGCGACGGTCGCGCGGCTGCCGCTGTACCTGCGGGCGCTGCACGGCATGGCGGAGCGGGGCGTGGCGACGGTCAGCTCGGAGGATCTCGCGTCGGCCGCCGGGGTCAACTCCGCGAAGCTCCGCAAAGATCTGTCGCATCTCGGCTCCTACGGCACGAGAGGCGTAGGCTATGACGTCGAGTACCTCGTCTACCAGATCTCCCGCGAGCTGGGTCTGACGCAGGACTGGGCGGTCGCCATCGTCGGCGTCGGCAACCTCGGCCGCGCGCTGGCGAACTACGGCGGGTTCGTCTCACGCGGCTTCCGGGTGGCGGCACTGATCGACGCCGACCCCGGAGTCGTGGGCGACACCATAGCGGGGTTGAATGTTGAGCACATCGACGAACTGGAAGCCGTCATCAAGCGGCGTGGAGTCTCGATCGTGGTTCTGGCGACACCGGCGGAAGCGGCGCAGGCGGTCTGCGATCGCGTGATCGCCGTGGGCGTGACGAGCATACTCAACTTCGCCCCCGTCGTGCTCTCCGTGCCGGACACCGTCGACGTCCGGAAAGTCGATCTTTCCATCGAACTGCAGATTCTCGCGTTCCACGAGCAACGCAAAGCTGGAGGGCCACTCATGGCGGTGGACAGTCAATGAGCATCCTGGCCATCGGACTCAGCCACCGCACCTCGCCGGTGGCGCTGCTTGAACGGGTCTCCCTCACCGGTGACCGGCTGGTCAAGCTCCTGCACGACGTCCAGCACGATCCGTCCGTGGCCGAGGCCATGGTGGTGTCGACCTGCAACCGGGTGGAGGTCTACGTCACGGTCGACCGGTTCCACGCCGCCCTCACGGCCGTGACCGGGCTTCTCGGCGTGCACACGGGCATCACGGTCGAGGAGCTCACCCCGCACCTCTACGTGCACTACGAGGAGCGTGCGGTCGAGCACCTGTTCTCCGTGGTGTGCGGCCTCGACTCCATGGTCGTCGGCGAGGGCCAGATCCTCGGCCAGGTACGCCAGGCGCTCAAGCTCGGCCAGCGCCAGGGCACCGTCGGCGCCACGCTCAACGAGCTGGTGCAGCAGGCGCTGCGGGTCGGCAAGCGGGCCCACACCGACACCGGCATCGACCAGGCCGGGGCCTCCCTCGTCACGGCCGGGCTGGCGCTGGCCGGCGAGATCGCCGGCAGCCGGGCGCTGGTCGTCGGCGCGGGCTCGATGAGCTCGCTGGCCGCCGTCACGCTCCAGCGCGCCGGGGTCACCGACATCGTCGTGGCCAACCGCACGTACGAGCGGGGCGCCCGGCTGGCCGCCAACGTCGGCGGCCGGGCCGTCGAGTTCTCCGCCATGCCGGGCGAGCTGGCCGCCGCCGACATCGTGATCACCTGCACCGGAGCGGGCAGGCACATCATCACGCCGGATATGCTGGGCGGACCTACGTTCCTGCTGGACCTCGCGTTGCCGCACGACGTCGACCCGGCCGTGCGCCGGGTGCCGGGGGTCCGGCTGGTCGACCTGGAGACGATCCAGGAGTCCGGCATCGGCTCGCGGGAGGTCGACGCGGTCGCGTCCGTGCGCGCCCTGGTCGTCGAGGAGCTTCGCGCCTACCTCGACGCCGAGCGCGCCGCCAAGGTCACCCCGACGGTGGTGGCCCTGCGCAGCAAGGCGGCGGGGGTGGTCGAGTCCGAGCTCGGCCGCCTGCTGATGCGCGTGCCCGACCTCGACGCCCGGGCGCGCGACGAGGTCGCGATGACCGTGCAGCGCGTCGTGGACAAGCTGCTCCACGAGCCGACTGTGCGTGTCAAGCAGCTCGCCACCTGCCCGGGAGGCGATCATTATGCGGAGGCGCTGCGTGAGCTGTTCAACCTGGACCCGAAGATGCCCGAGGCCGTGAGAGAGGTGGAGCTGTGACGCCCGAACCCCTCCGGCTGGGCACGCGCCGCAGCCAGCTGGCGACCACCCAGTCCCAGATGGTGGCCGACGGCTACACCGAGCGCACCGGGCGCGCGATCGAGCTCGTCGGGGTGACCACGTTCGGCGACGTCACCAAGGCCCATCTGGCGCAGCTCGGCGGCACCGG is part of the Nonomuraea coxensis DSM 45129 genome and encodes:
- a CDS encoding HAD family hydrolase, translated to MRLFGRRHHVEPEVAGEAAARAAVTVAPAEPVEPDLEAAAFFDVDNTMMRGASIYHFARGLATRGMFTTSDLLKFAVGQAVFRLRGSENPEHIAVARETALAFVAGAKVDDVVRLGEEIYDEVMADRIWGGTRALAQSHLDAGQRVWLVTATPVELARVIAQRLGLTGALGTVAETGNGVYTGRLVGDLLHGPAKAEAVRALARREGLDLTRCTAYSDSANDLPMLSLVGHAVAINPDSELREHARKHDWPVRDFRTGRKATMTALPIAAGVGAIAGGVAAGIALRRHYRRV
- a CDS encoding DUF5667 domain-containing protein; this translates as MGRARRRRERVLEHLTELRSLPIGGAPEPDFRARLRAELISRHRAERSPYPFPSVSAADLPSLASDTPGRRPEAARHARPRPARRPAPARRRPMLSHLASFGLAAGMMVSAFATYQSVPGDSLYPLKRAAESTLVRLSADDAERGERELASAKTRAREVASLLGSAEDGPLVGRTLKDMEDSTRSGISRLERAEPRSPKIKKFARDQKDMVSPMLPQLNGDQQAQAEGYLHYIEGLVAPQ
- a CDS encoding sigma-70 family RNA polymerase sigma factor, with product MPDSSPFAGLLVPALAGPARTGEFAVREEAPEPEVDGAADVDVRTLVLHAKNGCTESFGTLYDRYVDLVYRYIYFRVGSHQLAEDLTSETFLRALRRIADFTWQGRDFGAWLVTIARNLVTDHFKSGRYRLEIPTGEIIDVPLDGSHIPENAVVTAIINDRVLRAVRELNPEQQECVVLRFLHGLSLAETALIMGKKSGAIKALQFRAIRALARALKHDLA
- a CDS encoding putative quinol monooxygenase gives rise to the protein MEILVAVLGFAGALLAAFATGALIKRLRDEPEGWLIGWVVAAGALFLSLAVVGIGSLTGFGTVTFRIYQVTGSLLAPLWLAVGMIQLLAERVPPRFLAWLMGIALTIVTGAIMIFDPLKSQEMSKAPPSGPALWGIFPGSLLIGVHVIAVVIMLAMLVVAALKWRNGDEYDTDNLHAALVIAPSGIALVGAMRFTVPPLFTTALLAVAAAAIWYTVLRPLAPYDDEDDDLDDRDAPARRGQDARQDARARHGHDAPGRHGGDQRGTPLDDHDRTVPRGRRAMPEPVPAADLPPAAPRRPTGLGDLVAEYRAGERDVDYAARMAPPPPEDGPATGYIMNGGAMPGGPSGPQRQGGPSAPQPFGGPSGPQAMPPQRPEYAMPPTPPPAGPATGMLFSGADLFSPSQPQQPVPQPGQQPAGGRLSPNIYGLLTVFTIMDGAGDAFDRLAEATVEGVRRGEPDTLVYACHSVKSAPLQRIVYELYRDEVAYRDHQRQPHVERFVTERQSMVLATNVIELDVNAAKVVPLPTVTY
- a CDS encoding glutaredoxin family protein, whose translation is MHRITLLGKPGCHLCEDARAVIARVAGELGVPWEEISIDSSEELREKYWEMIPVTLIDGVQHDFWRVDETRLRAALST
- a CDS encoding redox-sensing transcriptional repressor Rex; this encodes MKSTSQPRDRGIPEATVARLPLYLRALHGMAERGVATVSSEDLASAAGVNSAKLRKDLSHLGSYGTRGVGYDVEYLVYQISRELGLTQDWAVAIVGVGNLGRALANYGGFVSRGFRVAALIDADPGVVGDTIAGLNVEHIDELEAVIKRRGVSIVVLATPAEAAQAVCDRVIAVGVTSILNFAPVVLSVPDTVDVRKVDLSIELQILAFHEQRKAGGPLMAVDSQ
- a CDS encoding glutamyl-tRNA reductase, with product MSILAIGLSHRTSPVALLERVSLTGDRLVKLLHDVQHDPSVAEAMVVSTCNRVEVYVTVDRFHAALTAVTGLLGVHTGITVEELTPHLYVHYEERAVEHLFSVVCGLDSMVVGEGQILGQVRQALKLGQRQGTVGATLNELVQQALRVGKRAHTDTGIDQAGASLVTAGLALAGEIAGSRALVVGAGSMSSLAAVTLQRAGVTDIVVANRTYERGARLAANVGGRAVEFSAMPGELAAADIVITCTGAGRHIITPDMLGGPTFLLDLALPHDVDPAVRRVPGVRLVDLETIQESGIGSREVDAVASVRALVVEELRAYLDAERAAKVTPTVVALRSKAAGVVESELGRLLMRVPDLDARARDEVAMTVQRVVDKLLHEPTVRVKQLATCPGGDHYAEALRELFNLDPKMPEAVREVEL